A stretch of the Gemmatimonadota bacterium genome encodes the following:
- a CDS encoding AAA family ATPase, with protein sequence MKLRSLKIHGFKSFADPTTIEFHDGITAVVGPNGCGKSNISDAIRWVLGEQRPTAIRSAKMEEAIFQGTVSRRPVNCGSVSLTVSNEDGALPVPFEEVELGRQIFRDGGSEYSINRSACRLRDVLDLCRDTGLGANAYSIIENRMIDAILSDRAEERRGLFEEAAGIGKYKDRRKAATRRLERAEMDLQRLEDVISEVHTKVRSLARQKGKAQRYIEYRQRRLDVEVAVVRYQLETLRFRMSRVEKELEGDIQTGEGKVAELGAAEAQYESLRLKEVGAEKERAEVAKALEAVREELVRWERDLAVADERAAHAERRLAQIDEERGQTLQQAETLERDERVLGSDRDRVAEELEELRGVAAARVTAVQEVRERLQGARKRLDGVETRERDLSRRGAQLEGDAQASDAQAEELGHRLVRVAGDIEAAVDALSEIESQGDLFSDRLDELSGALQAAQEEVDVCLSAATTAREELDATLVAEREAVARAAAGEARKAALERLERDQEGLDPVVKAALALGDAGILGTLADFIEADAKVTAALESHLGCLTRALVLRDRGGVERITSWFAESWTGGGGLVLLPLDSVPSMSGDGGGLFGEVRAHGDGEAWVHALLEGVEASTVDGVAVTEARGVVRVGNPAGASGMLERKEELRECFAELEEATSSEAAARTRRETVQEALAGAERALEQSRASLRTAEDELRKVHSEVDTKSDQQGRMDYLRDELSRQAEGTKVAQARALERAREARGYREILFQQEEGLASERTETRQVVEVVQEEYEIARAEEARLAVDVARLEGDVMRLSERVDTILKARTQANERMTALDVEERRLREERAEAQRLRAEGDEATERLFGERTTSEEKVRAKGHTLQEVADALAVAEKRVREARTAERAASDRRHQLELERQELDGRIERIRERLEGEWGRPLETLLQDAAPVEGEQVALQDELRELILALDKIGPVNMLAVEEHEEESQRLEFLTEQQRDLVDARNDLQSAIREINKTATDLFMGTFEDIRENFRKTFVRLFEGGEADIWLQDEDDPLESPIEIHASPRGKRTQRIDLLSGGERALTALSLLFGIYLVKPSPFCVLDEVDAPLDENNIGRFIKLLQDFKAESQFVVITHNARTIEAADWIYGVTMEEPGVSTIVGVKLEEALEAAGVA encoded by the coding sequence TCCGAGATGGCGGCAGCGAGTACTCCATCAATCGATCTGCGTGTCGCTTACGGGATGTGCTCGACCTGTGTCGCGACACAGGATTGGGTGCGAACGCCTATTCGATCATCGAGAACCGCATGATCGACGCCATCCTATCCGATCGCGCCGAGGAGCGCCGCGGGCTCTTCGAGGAAGCCGCCGGGATCGGCAAGTACAAGGACCGGCGCAAGGCAGCGACCCGCAGACTCGAGCGCGCGGAGATGGATCTGCAGCGTCTCGAGGACGTGATCTCTGAAGTGCATACCAAGGTCCGTTCGCTTGCGCGCCAGAAGGGGAAGGCTCAGCGGTATATCGAGTACCGCCAGCGCCGCCTCGATGTCGAGGTCGCGGTCGTGCGCTACCAGCTGGAGACTCTCCGTTTCCGGATGAGCCGCGTCGAGAAGGAGCTCGAGGGCGACATCCAGACCGGGGAAGGGAAGGTCGCGGAGCTAGGCGCTGCCGAGGCTCAGTACGAGTCGCTGCGACTGAAGGAAGTCGGAGCGGAAAAGGAACGCGCGGAAGTTGCGAAAGCGCTCGAGGCGGTTCGCGAGGAGCTGGTGCGGTGGGAGCGCGATCTCGCGGTAGCCGACGAGCGAGCCGCGCACGCCGAACGTCGCCTGGCGCAGATAGACGAGGAACGGGGCCAGACGCTCCAACAGGCCGAGACGCTGGAGCGTGACGAGCGAGTTCTCGGATCGGATCGTGACCGCGTCGCCGAGGAGCTGGAGGAGCTGCGGGGGGTGGCTGCAGCGCGGGTGACCGCAGTCCAGGAAGTGCGGGAGCGACTGCAGGGAGCGCGGAAGAGGCTGGACGGGGTTGAGACCCGCGAGCGAGATCTCTCACGTCGGGGTGCCCAGCTCGAAGGAGACGCCCAGGCGTCCGATGCTCAGGCGGAGGAGCTCGGCCACCGCCTCGTGCGAGTGGCCGGCGACATCGAGGCAGCGGTGGACGCCCTGTCCGAGATCGAATCTCAGGGGGACCTCTTCTCTGACCGTCTGGATGAACTGTCTGGGGCCCTGCAAGCGGCTCAGGAAGAGGTGGACGTGTGCCTTTCCGCGGCGACCACGGCCCGTGAAGAACTGGACGCCACGCTCGTCGCGGAGCGGGAGGCCGTCGCCCGGGCGGCGGCTGGCGAGGCCCGGAAGGCCGCGCTCGAGCGGCTGGAGCGAGACCAGGAGGGGCTGGATCCGGTCGTAAAGGCTGCGCTCGCACTCGGGGACGCCGGCATCTTGGGCACGCTGGCCGACTTCATTGAAGCGGACGCGAAGGTGACGGCGGCGCTGGAGTCGCACCTCGGATGCCTGACTCGTGCACTGGTGCTACGCGACCGCGGGGGCGTCGAACGAATAACGTCGTGGTTCGCCGAGAGCTGGACCGGCGGTGGTGGACTCGTGTTGTTGCCACTCGATAGCGTCCCTTCGATGTCTGGAGATGGCGGTGGACTCTTCGGCGAAGTGCGAGCACACGGCGACGGTGAGGCGTGGGTGCACGCGCTCCTGGAGGGAGTCGAAGCATCGACCGTGGACGGTGTCGCGGTCACGGAGGCGCGGGGCGTCGTCCGTGTGGGGAACCCTGCCGGCGCCTCAGGCATGCTCGAACGGAAGGAGGAGCTTCGTGAATGCTTCGCCGAGCTCGAGGAGGCTACTTCTTCGGAGGCAGCCGCGCGGACGCGACGGGAGACCGTCCAGGAGGCGCTCGCGGGAGCCGAACGTGCGCTCGAGCAGAGCCGTGCGTCGCTGCGCACGGCCGAGGACGAGCTACGAAAGGTCCATTCCGAGGTCGACACCAAGTCCGATCAGCAGGGCCGGATGGACTATCTGCGTGACGAGCTTTCCCGACAGGCGGAGGGCACGAAGGTGGCTCAGGCGCGCGCATTGGAGCGGGCTCGTGAAGCGCGAGGCTACCGCGAGATCCTCTTCCAGCAGGAAGAAGGTCTGGCCAGCGAAAGGACTGAGACCCGCCAAGTGGTAGAGGTCGTTCAGGAAGAGTACGAGATCGCGCGTGCCGAGGAGGCGCGACTCGCGGTAGACGTCGCCCGCCTCGAAGGTGACGTGATGCGCCTCAGTGAGCGTGTGGACACGATCCTGAAGGCCCGTACGCAAGCCAACGAACGCATGACGGCCCTCGATGTCGAGGAGAGGCGCCTGCGAGAGGAGCGCGCGGAGGCGCAACGGCTTCGAGCCGAAGGCGACGAGGCGACGGAGCGACTCTTCGGTGAGCGGACCACGTCTGAAGAGAAGGTGCGAGCGAAGGGTCATACACTCCAGGAGGTTGCCGACGCGTTGGCCGTTGCAGAAAAGCGGGTACGTGAAGCTCGGACCGCCGAGCGGGCGGCGTCCGACCGACGGCACCAGCTGGAGTTGGAGCGCCAGGAGCTGGACGGACGCATCGAGCGCATCCGCGAACGTCTGGAAGGCGAATGGGGACGTCCGCTCGAGACGCTGTTGCAGGATGCTGCACCGGTCGAAGGAGAGCAGGTGGCGCTGCAGGACGAGCTTCGTGAGCTGATCCTGGCGCTCGATAAGATCGGGCCCGTGAACATGCTGGCGGTCGAAGAGCACGAGGAGGAGAGCCAGCGTCTCGAGTTCCTGACCGAGCAGCAACGAGATCTCGTGGATGCCCGGAACGACCTGCAATCTGCCATCCGGGAGATCAACAAGACGGCCACGGACCTCTTCATGGGGACTTTCGAGGACATTCGGGAGAATTTCCGGAAGACATTCGTGAGGCTCTTCGAGGGTGGTGAGGCGGACATCTGGTTGCAGGACGAAGACGATCCTCTCGAGTCGCCCATCGAGATTCACGCGTCTCCCCGCGGCAAAAGGACGCAGCGCATCGACTTGCTCTCTGGCGGAGAGCGTGCGCTCACGGCGCTTTCGCTTCTCTTCGGCATCTATCTCGTGAAGCCGAGCCCGTTCTGCGTGCTCGACGAGGTCGATGCGCCGCTCGACGAGAACAACATCGGGCGCTTCATCAAGCTTCTCCAAGACTTCAAGGCGGAAAGCCAGTTCGTGGTCATCACCCACAACGCTCGCACGATCGAGGCGGCTGACTGGATCTACGGGGTTACGATGGAAGAACCTGGGGTCAGTACGATCGTCGGGGTGAAGCTCGAAGAGGCCCTCGAGGCG